One genomic region from Nostoc sphaeroides encodes:
- a CDS encoding chloramphenicol phosphotransferase CPT family protein, which produces MGQTQELGQIIILNGAPRSGKSSIAAVIQETFDGLWMNLGVDRFMQMTPARYLPGIGLRPGGERQDIEPLVPILYSAMYESIAAHSRLGLNVVVDVGHHDAYAIPRGILADSARRLNGLPVLFVGVRCPIEIIMERRQKTGGKVGSTAYSLMPHPVELWQREVHIPGIYDFEVDTSLLSPGACAEIIRQHLADIPAPSAFQRLAAHHT; this is translated from the coding sequence ATGGGGCAGACACAGGAGCTAGGACAGATTATCATCCTGAATGGTGCCCCGCGATCGGGAAAGTCGAGCATTGCCGCAGTTATCCAGGAGACATTTGATGGTCTGTGGATGAACTTGGGTGTCGATAGGTTTATGCAAATGACTCCTGCACGATACCTGCCTGGGATTGGTCTGCGACCAGGGGGAGAACGCCAGGACATCGAACCCCTTGTCCCCATTCTGTACAGCGCCATGTATGAGTCCATCGCCGCCCACAGCCGCTTGGGTCTGAATGTCGTGGTTGATGTTGGACACCATGACGCCTACGCAATCCCGCGAGGCATTCTGGCCGATAGTGCGCGGCGTTTGAACGGTTTGCCGGTCTTGTTCGTAGGCGTTCGTTGCCCGATTGAGATCATTATGGAACGGCGACAAAAGACGGGGGGAAAAGTGGGAAGTACAGCCTACTCGTTAATGCCACATCCGGTTGAGTTATGGCAACGTGAAGTCCACATCCCTGGTATCTATGATTTTGAAGTCGATACCTCGTTGTTAAGCCCAGGTGCGTGTGCCGAGATTATACGCCAGCACCTTGCAGATATTCCAGCGCCGTCGGCATTCCAACGACTTGCTGCACACCATACTTAA
- a CDS encoding pentapeptide repeat-containing protein translates to MPPNYSGQNLQGRSFKGQNLTGANFSKADIRGANFTNAILKDADFTGVMAGLQKRWKIILVIVSLLLLLVSGFISAASGALVGVTLSNSRDGNDFADFAAVISLIVLAIFLIFSIRQGLVAASKVLVVAAGVTPLLLAAVVVIAGINNSDGKVSADGSVFAIIAGIVTAVATAVVFGAVAGVIVDAVAGKVAAITAVVMAGTVVVVLAGTVAVLLAERMGGLLAVLVAVLVAVVSAWISWEAVRGDENQAFIFSIAIAFAATGGTSFCNADLTDADFTGATLKNTDLRKSNLTRTRFYEAKKLDFARVDNSILANRGVLNLLVTGNGRGKSYADAKLKGANLIGADLKEANLKDADITEATFQGACLERANLTLAQAVGTNFTSAQMTGACVEAWNIESTTKLDNVDCRFIYLLENPKSETDDRERRPSSGEFQPGEFSKLFEEVLNTVDLIFRDGIDWRAFVNAFQTVQNQNEGTELALQSIENKGDGVVVVKVGVPDGADKEKIHSDFTQNYQLALQAVEEKYKAQLQAKDEQIVIYRQTSGEMAEIVKLLANKSINVQVDNKVENKNMTNSNDASRKIEIGSVGRDFNASGQALNLGDISGTVTNTINELAASPEPDKLGIKELLTQLQAAIEADTNLAPEDKAEALEQVKALAEAGKNPQEGAMQKAAKTAIKILKGTIASLPSATKLVEDCSNLLPLISTFLGLG, encoded by the coding sequence ATGCCGCCAAACTACTCAGGTCAAAATCTCCAAGGTCGCTCTTTTAAAGGTCAAAACCTGACTGGGGCAAACTTTAGCAAGGCGGATATTAGAGGAGCAAATTTCACCAACGCAATTCTTAAAGATGCTGACTTCACAGGTGTTATGGCTGGGCTACAAAAGCGTTGGAAAATTATTTTAGTGATAGTTTCATTATTGCTATTGCTAGTATCAGGATTTATCTCAGCAGCGAGTGGTGCTTTGGTAGGGGTTACTTTATCTAATAGCAGGGATGGCAATGATTTTGCTGACTTTGCCGCTGTGATCAGCTTAATAGTGTTGGCAATTTTTTTGATTTTTAGCATCCGCCAGGGTTTAGTAGCAGCTTCTAAGGTTTTGGTAGTGGCTGCTGGAGTAACACCACTATTGTTAGCAGCTGTAGTAGTAATAGCAGGAATTAATAACTCAGATGGCAAAGTCTCTGCAGATGGCTCAGTCTTTGCAATTATAGCTGGAATTGTGACAGCGGTAGCAACAGCAGTAGTGTTTGGAGCGGTAGCAGGGGTAATTGTGGACGCAGTTGCAGGGAAAGTGGCAGCAATAACCGCAGTGGTAATGGCAGGAACAGTAGTAGTGGTATTAGCGGGAACAGTGGCGGTGCTATTAGCGGAGAGAATGGGAGGGTTACTGGCAGTGCTAGTGGCAGTGCTAGTGGCAGTAGTGTCTGCTTGGATTTCTTGGGAAGCAGTACGTGGAGATGAAAATCAAGCTTTCATTTTCAGTATTGCGATCGCTTTTGCAGCCACAGGTGGTACAAGTTTTTGTAATGCTGATTTAACTGATGCTGATTTTACTGGTGCAACTCTTAAAAATACAGATTTGAGAAAGTCCAACCTCACACGCACTCGTTTTTATGAAGCTAAAAAATTAGACTTTGCTAGAGTAGACAACTCAATATTAGCTAACCGAGGTGTTCTCAATTTGCTAGTAACTGGCAATGGTAGAGGAAAATCTTATGCTGATGCTAAATTAAAAGGTGCAAATCTGATCGGTGCAGATTTAAAAGAAGCGAATCTAAAAGATGCTGATATTACAGAAGCCACCTTCCAAGGCGCTTGTTTAGAACGGGCAAATCTTACTCTAGCTCAAGCTGTAGGTACTAACTTCACTAGCGCTCAAATGACAGGTGCTTGTGTGGAAGCGTGGAATATTGAAAGTACAACCAAATTAGATAATGTAGATTGTCGCTTTATCTATCTTCTCGAAAACCCCAAGTCTGAAACAGATGACCGCGAACGCCGTCCCAGTAGTGGCGAATTTCAACCAGGAGAATTTAGCAAGCTGTTTGAAGAAGTCTTAAATACTGTCGATTTAATTTTCCGCGATGGCATAGACTGGAGAGCTTTTGTTAATGCTTTCCAAACAGTACAAAACCAAAATGAAGGGACAGAATTAGCTCTACAGAGTATTGAAAATAAAGGTGACGGGGTTGTTGTCGTTAAAGTCGGTGTACCTGATGGTGCTGATAAAGAAAAGATTCATAGCGATTTTACGCAAAATTATCAACTGGCACTGCAAGCTGTAGAAGAAAAATATAAAGCACAATTACAAGCTAAAGATGAGCAGATAGTCATTTATCGCCAAACAAGTGGAGAGATGGCAGAGATTGTCAAATTATTAGCGAATAAGTCGATTAATGTTCAAGTTGACAACAAAGTAGAGAATAAAAATATGACTAACAGCAATGATGCCAGCCGCAAAATTGAAATTGGCAGTGTTGGCAGAGATTTTAATGCAAGTGGACAAGCTTTGAATTTGGGTGATATTAGTGGTACGGTAACAAATACTATCAACGAGTTAGCGGCATCTCCCGAACCTGATAAACTGGGAATTAAGGAATTATTGACGCAATTGCAAGCAGCGATCGAGGCTGATACAAATTTAGCGCCAGAAGATAAAGCTGAGGCGTTAGAACAGGTAAAAGCCTTAGCAGAAGCCGGGAAAAATCCTCAAGAAGGGGCAATGCAAAAGGCGGCGAAAACGGCTATAAAGATTTTAAAAGGGACGATCGCTAGTTTACCCAGTGCTACAAAGTTGGTTGAAGATTGCAGCAATCTATTGCCGTTGATTTCAACTTTTTTGGGTTTAGGATGA
- the crtD gene encoding C-3',4' desaturase CrtD — protein MSSISLDKSNSHVVVIGAGIGGLTAGALLAHRGYSVLILDQALVPGGCASTFKRQGFTFDVGATQVAGLEPGGIHHRIFSELEIDLPQATPCDPACAVYLPGESTPINVWRDQEKWQEERQKQFPGSEPFWQLMATLFNASWEFQGRDPVLPPRNLWDLWQLAQAVRPSTLITVPFTLFTVGDALRLCGLGNDQRLRTFLDLQLKLYSQVNADETALLYAATALSVSQLPQGLFHLQGSMQVLSDRLVQSLERDGGKLLMRHTVEEIKVENGKATAVVIRNQKTGEVWTEATDHIVSNVTVQNLVQLLGEQAPSGYKNRVEKLPQASGAFVVYLGVDASAIPPECPPHLQFLYDVNGPIGENNSLFVSVSHPGDGRAPEGKATIIASSFVDPAQWWQTEDYEGLKEKFTQEAIARLAQYFYLKPETIIHQEAATPRTFAHFTRRDRGIVGGIGQRIPTFGPFGFANRTPIQNLWLVGDSTHPGEGTAGVSYSALTVVRQIEAQM, from the coding sequence ATGTCCAGCATTTCTCTTGACAAAAGTAACTCTCATGTCGTCGTTATTGGTGCAGGAATAGGTGGACTGACTGCTGGAGCATTATTAGCTCATAGAGGTTACAGCGTCTTAATTTTGGATCAAGCCCTTGTACCAGGAGGCTGTGCTTCGACGTTTAAACGCCAGGGATTTACCTTTGATGTAGGCGCAACTCAGGTGGCGGGGTTGGAACCAGGGGGAATTCACCACCGCATTTTCTCAGAATTAGAAATAGATTTACCGCAAGCAACGCCTTGTGACCCTGCTTGTGCGGTATATTTACCTGGGGAAAGCACACCGATTAATGTCTGGCGCGACCAAGAGAAATGGCAAGAGGAACGACAAAAACAGTTCCCCGGTAGCGAACCGTTTTGGCAATTGATGGCAACTTTATTTAATGCCAGTTGGGAATTTCAAGGACGCGACCCGGTGCTACCACCACGTAATTTATGGGATTTGTGGCAACTAGCGCAAGCGGTGCGTCCCAGTACATTAATTACCGTCCCCTTCACTTTGTTTACGGTAGGAGATGCATTACGATTATGTGGGTTGGGAAATGACCAACGACTGAGAACTTTTTTGGATTTGCAACTGAAGTTGTATTCCCAAGTTAATGCAGATGAGACAGCATTACTTTATGCTGCAACAGCGTTGAGTGTATCCCAACTGCCCCAAGGATTGTTTCACCTCCAGGGAAGTATGCAAGTATTAAGCGATCGCCTGGTACAATCCTTAGAAAGAGATGGCGGCAAATTGTTGATGCGCCACACTGTAGAAGAAATCAAAGTAGAAAACGGCAAAGCTACTGCTGTTGTAATTAGAAATCAGAAAACTGGCGAAGTCTGGACAGAAGCCACCGACCACATAGTTAGCAATGTCACCGTGCAAAACTTGGTGCAGTTATTGGGAGAACAAGCGCCATCTGGATATAAAAACCGGGTGGAAAAACTGCCCCAAGCATCGGGCGCGTTTGTGGTGTATTTAGGTGTAGATGCTAGCGCGATTCCGCCTGAATGTCCTCCCCATCTACAATTTTTGTACGATGTCAATGGCCCCATTGGTGAGAATAATTCCCTATTTGTTTCCGTCAGTCATCCTGGAGATGGTCGCGCACCGGAAGGGAAAGCGACAATTATTGCTTCCTCATTTGTCGATCCTGCACAGTGGTGGCAGACTGAAGATTATGAAGGACTAAAAGAAAAGTTTACCCAAGAAGCGATCGCACGTCTTGCCCAATACTTTTATCTCAAACCAGAAACGATTATTCATCAAGAAGCCGCAACACCGCGCACCTTTGCTCATTTTACTAGACGCGATCGCGGTATAGTTGGCGGTATTGGTCAAAGAATTCCTACCTTTGGCCCCTTTGGGTTCGCCAATCGTACACCCATCCAGAATTTGTGGTTAGTTGGTGATTCCACCCATCCCGGTGAAGGTACTGCTGGGGTGAGTTATTCGGCGCTGACGGTAGTCAGACAAATTGAAGCGCAAATGTAG
- a CDS encoding saccharopine dehydrogenase family protein has protein sequence MTDRVLILGGRGRIGSSVAQDLATHTQAQITITGRSAEFGKAVSLSSGGQVQFLVLDLAEVDKLQDAIANSNLVIHCAGPFHYRDTNVLETCIAQGVNYVDVSDHRSYTSKALNFSEQAAAAGVTAIINTGIFPGISNSMVRQGVEQFDKPEKIHLSYLVSGSGGAGITVMRTTFLGLQYPFETWIDGKWEIIKPYSERELVDFPPPYRRTGVYWFDMPETFTLPKAFPSVKTVITKFGSVPDFYNHLTWIAAHIFPKWLMQRRYMIEFLSHVSHSMTDVTNNFSGIGVAVRSEVTGQKDGETAVYCSTVVHENTAVASGCGTGSIAQLLLEGKLKKPGVFAVEEALPTDLFEEVMQSRGIKINHSWL, from the coding sequence ATGACAGACAGAGTTTTAATTCTTGGTGGACGGGGGCGGATTGGTAGCAGTGTTGCTCAGGATCTCGCTACTCATACGCAGGCTCAAATTACGATTACTGGACGTTCTGCGGAGTTTGGCAAGGCTGTTAGCTTGTCTTCAGGAGGACAAGTACAGTTTTTGGTATTGGACTTGGCAGAAGTTGACAAATTGCAAGATGCGATCGCAAACTCTAACTTAGTCATCCACTGTGCTGGCCCATTTCACTATCGAGATACTAATGTTCTTGAAACCTGTATTGCTCAAGGCGTTAATTATGTAGATGTCAGTGACCATCGTTCTTATACCAGCAAAGCCCTCAATTTTAGTGAACAAGCTGCTGCTGCTGGTGTAACGGCAATTATTAATACTGGTATTTTTCCTGGTATTTCTAACAGCATGGTGCGTCAAGGTGTTGAACAATTTGATAAACCAGAAAAGATCCATTTAAGTTATTTAGTTTCCGGTTCTGGCGGTGCTGGCATTACAGTGATGCGGACAACTTTTCTGGGGTTGCAGTATCCCTTTGAGACTTGGATAGATGGAAAATGGGAGATAATTAAGCCTTATAGTGAAAGAGAATTAGTTGATTTTCCACCGCCTTATAGACGCACCGGAGTTTACTGGTTTGATATGCCAGAAACCTTTACACTGCCCAAAGCTTTCCCATCAGTAAAAACTGTAATTACAAAGTTTGGCTCTGTTCCCGATTTTTACAATCATCTAACTTGGATTGCGGCACATATTTTTCCCAAGTGGTTAATGCAGCGTCGTTACATGATTGAATTTCTGTCTCATGTCAGCCATTCAATGACAGATGTCACTAATAATTTTAGTGGGATTGGTGTAGCAGTTCGTTCAGAAGTTACAGGGCAAAAAGATGGTGAAACCGCCGTTTATTGTTCAACTGTTGTGCATGAAAATACAGCCGTGGCTTCTGGTTGCGGTACAGGTAGTATTGCTCAGTTATTGCTAGAAGGTAAACTGAAGAAACCAGGTGTTTTTGCTGTAGAAGAAGCGCTACCAACAGATTTATTTGAAGAAGTAATGCAAAGCCGAGGAATTAAAATTAATCACAGTTGGTTATAG
- a CDS encoding cation:proton antiporter, with the protein MVDIYIIDLFVIGILLLVVTLGSGWIARLPLSFALIYLLVGILLGPYAFGLIQLRRDEVFNAELLEKITELVVIISVFSCGLKIVRPIRLGTWDITARLIGFLMPISIFALAVVGKLFLGMNWGEAILLGAILAPTDPVLASEVQLTDINDQDELRFGLTSEGGLNDALAFPFVYFALHALKDDNWDNWFKQWIAVDLIWAIAAGIVMGIVVAKSIVWIEERIQKRRRADELMEDFIAISTILITYSLTEMVNGYGFLAVFVAGLVVQRSYRNHEKALAQLEFVEQVEKLLEVGTILLLGSILLFKPMLNYAMQSLLVIVLLFFIIRPVGVWISTIGKRPVESHRRTFHPGTRWLMGWFGIRGVGSLYYLAYAFGNGLKGEAAEQIAWITYTTIVASVIIHGISSTPLMKWYERNIANKIKANTPTTIDEFE; encoded by the coding sequence ATGGTAGATATCTATATTATTGACCTATTTGTGATTGGTATACTTCTGTTGGTGGTCACATTAGGGTCAGGTTGGATTGCTCGTTTACCTCTTTCTTTTGCCCTTATCTATCTCCTAGTTGGTATTTTGCTAGGCCCTTATGCCTTTGGGCTGATTCAATTACGTCGAGATGAAGTTTTTAACGCCGAACTGCTAGAAAAAATAACAGAACTTGTAGTAATTATTTCTGTGTTTAGTTGCGGCTTAAAAATTGTTCGCCCTATAAGATTGGGGACTTGGGATATTACGGCGCGATTGATTGGATTTCTAATGCCAATTTCAATTTTTGCTCTGGCTGTTGTGGGTAAATTGTTTTTAGGGATGAATTGGGGAGAAGCGATTTTATTAGGAGCAATTCTTGCACCTACCGATCCAGTATTAGCATCAGAAGTACAACTGACCGATATAAACGACCAAGATGAGTTGAGATTTGGTTTAACTTCTGAAGGTGGGCTAAATGATGCTTTAGCTTTTCCCTTCGTTTATTTTGCCCTTCATGCATTAAAAGATGATAACTGGGATAACTGGTTTAAACAGTGGATTGCGGTTGATTTAATTTGGGCGATCGCAGCTGGTATTGTTATGGGAATTGTTGTTGCAAAATCTATAGTTTGGATTGAAGAAAGAATTCAAAAACGCCGTCGTGCCGATGAGTTAATGGAAGATTTTATTGCTATCAGCACAATTCTAATAACTTATTCTTTAACAGAAATGGTTAATGGCTATGGATTTTTGGCAGTATTTGTTGCTGGTTTAGTTGTCCAACGCAGTTACAGAAACCATGAAAAAGCGCTAGCACAGTTGGAATTTGTTGAGCAAGTTGAAAAACTGCTGGAAGTTGGAACAATTTTACTATTGGGATCAATATTATTATTCAAGCCAATGCTCAACTATGCTATGCAATCTTTATTAGTGATAGTTTTATTATTTTTCATAATCCGACCTGTAGGAGTTTGGATTAGCACAATAGGCAAACGTCCTGTAGAATCGCACCGCCGAACCTTTCATCCAGGAACTAGATGGTTGATGGGATGGTTTGGTATTCGTGGTGTCGGCTCTTTATATTATCTCGCCTATGCCTTTGGTAATGGCTTAAAAGGTGAAGCTGCCGAACAAATTGCTTGGATAACTTACACTACTATTGTCGCTTCTGTAATTATACATGGCATCAGTTCAACTCCATTAATGAAATGGTATGAGCGCAATATTGCTAATAAGATAAAGGCTAATACTCCTACCACAATAGATGAATTTGAGTAA
- a CDS encoding glycosyltransferase family 4 protein produces MRIFFLDQSGKPGGAELCLIDIAKPYGLGNASRRHRALVGLFADGSFKDILQQNNIPVEVLATQAIEVRKESSLVQGLKSLAQLAPLITKVVKIAREYDLIYANTQKALVVGALASFFSRRPLVYHLHDILSTEHFSQTNLRIAINLANRFASLVIANSQASQTAFIQAGGRTDIIEVVYNGFEPKKYQTDQSDINQLQQQLGLQGKFVVGHFSRLAPWKGQHILIDALAKCPPEVTAILVGDALFGEQDYVQQLHQQVAELGLENRVNFLGFRSDIPQLMAACDLVAHTSTSPEPFGRVIVEAMLCGKPVVAAKAGGVMELVEHGLNGFLVTPGEPQELAQVIITCLQETEITATIANNARTTASGRFDVAIINQQIAQLLSQRF; encoded by the coding sequence ATGAGAATTTTTTTCCTAGACCAAAGTGGTAAACCAGGCGGCGCAGAATTGTGTTTAATAGATATTGCTAAACCTTATGGCCTTGGCAATGCCAGCCGTAGGCATCGCGCTTTGGTAGGTTTATTTGCAGATGGGTCATTTAAAGATATACTACAGCAAAATAATATCCCAGTAGAAGTTCTTGCAACTCAAGCAATCGAAGTTCGCAAAGAAAGCAGTTTAGTGCAAGGATTAAAAAGTTTGGCACAACTTGCGCCTTTGATTACTAAGGTAGTTAAAATAGCGCGTGAATACGATTTAATTTATGCCAACACTCAAAAAGCATTAGTTGTCGGAGCATTGGCAAGTTTTTTCAGTCGTCGCCCTCTAGTTTATCATTTACATGATATCCTTTCCACAGAACATTTTAGCCAAACTAATCTTCGTATTGCTATTAACTTAGCTAATCGTTTTGCATCATTAGTAATTGCTAATTCTCAAGCTAGTCAAACAGCCTTTATACAAGCGGGAGGACGCACAGACATCATCGAAGTTGTTTATAACGGCTTTGAACCAAAAAAATATCAAACTGATCAGTCTGACATTAATCAATTACAGCAACAATTAGGATTGCAAGGAAAATTTGTAGTCGGACACTTTAGCCGTCTTGCACCTTGGAAAGGGCAGCATATTTTAATTGATGCCCTTGCCAAATGTCCGCCAGAAGTGACAGCGATTTTAGTGGGTGATGCACTATTTGGCGAACAAGATTACGTCCAACAGTTACACCAACAAGTTGCTGAACTGGGATTAGAAAACCGCGTCAATTTTTTAGGATTTCGTTCTGATATTCCTCAGTTAATGGCAGCTTGTGACTTGGTAGCACATACCTCTACTTCCCCAGAACCTTTTGGCAGAGTTATTGTTGAGGCGATGCTGTGTGGAAAACCTGTAGTTGCAGCAAAAGCCGGAGGTGTAATGGAATTAGTAGAACATGGACTTAATGGTTTTCTAGTGACACCAGGAGAACCCCAAGAACTTGCACAAGTAATTATCACCTGTCTTCAAGAGACGGAAATAACTGCAACTATAGCTAATAATGCCCGGACTACTGCTAGTGGGCGTTTTGATGTTGCAATTATTAATCAGCAAATTGCCCAACTGCTGTCCCAAAGATTCTAG
- a CDS encoding glycosyltransferase family 4 protein: MKNKPENFASSASILTLGLGWFPKNPGGLERYIYELTHKLAANKDQVELCGVGLPEAEINSPIKLTNLASPDSAIWQRLWSIRSNFQKTRTSKPDAINLHFALYSFPLLDILPKGVPVTFNFHGPWASESQQEVVNKNLSLLIKHWLIEQNTYNRCDRFIVLSKAFGKILHDKYQVPWSKINIIPGGVDINWFGPNLSPQEACTKLGWPTNRRIIFTSRRLVHRTGVDKLLQALAIIKPRIPDVWLAIAGRGHIQAALQKQATELGLDDNVKFLGFLPDEQLPIAYQAAELTVMPSQSFEGFGLVIIESLACGTPVLCTPVGGMPEILSGFSPDLITTSTEASAIAEKLEQVLLKNIPIPSREACRQYATTNYDWNQIAQQVRNVLLN, from the coding sequence GTGAAAAATAAACCAGAAAATTTTGCATCATCTGCATCTATTCTCACCCTTGGATTAGGCTGGTTTCCCAAAAATCCTGGAGGATTAGAAAGGTATATTTATGAACTAACTCATAAATTAGCTGCAAATAAAGACCAGGTTGAATTATGCGGAGTCGGTTTACCAGAAGCTGAAATAAATTCGCCGATTAAGTTGACTAACTTAGCGAGTCCCGACAGTGCTATTTGGCAAAGATTATGGTCGATTCGCAGTAATTTTCAGAAAACAAGAACAAGCAAACCAGATGCTATTAATTTGCACTTTGCATTATATAGCTTTCCTCTTTTAGATATTTTACCAAAGGGAGTACCAGTTACTTTTAACTTTCATGGCCCTTGGGCTTCTGAGAGTCAGCAAGAAGTGGTTAATAAAAACCTTAGCCTTTTAATCAAGCACTGGCTAATAGAACAAAACACTTATAATCGCTGCGATCGCTTCATTGTTTTGAGCAAAGCATTTGGTAAAATTCTACATGATAAATATCAAGTACCGTGGAGCAAAATTAATATTATTCCTGGTGGAGTTGATATTAACTGGTTTGGGCCAAATTTATCACCCCAAGAGGCTTGTACAAAGCTAGGCTGGCCAACTAATCGCCGGATCATATTTACATCACGCCGCTTAGTGCATCGAACCGGAGTTGACAAATTATTACAAGCACTGGCTATAATTAAGCCCAGAATACCAGATGTTTGGCTAGCGATCGCAGGTCGTGGTCACATCCAAGCTGCACTACAAAAACAGGCTACAGAATTAGGACTAGACGACAACGTTAAATTTTTAGGTTTTCTACCTGATGAGCAATTACCTATAGCTTATCAAGCTGCTGAATTAACTGTTATGCCTAGTCAATCTTTTGAAGGATTCGGATTAGTAATAATCGAGTCTCTAGCCTGTGGTACTCCTGTTTTATGTACCCCAGTTGGAGGAATGCCAGAAATTTTATCAGGATTTTCACCCGATTTAATTACTACTTCAACAGAAGCCTCAGCCATTGCTGAAAAATTAGAGCAAGTGCTTTTAAAAAATATCCCCATACCTTCACGAGAAGCCTGTCGCCAGTACGCTACCACAAACTACGACTGGAATCAAATCGCCCAACAAGTACGGAATGTTCTATTAAATTAA